In Pleuronectes platessa chromosome 4, fPlePla1.1, whole genome shotgun sequence, the following proteins share a genomic window:
- the zgc:113436 gene encoding gypsy retrotransposon integrase-like protein 1, whose amino-acid sequence MLNVESLQVAEEEVVESSSNKLGDIYTFVAKGFFPQAMTPIRRKNLKRYAQKFVIDEGKLYYVGPKKEEKREVVIEAERKRQIFLDCHFNDIGHHLGQKKTVHRIQSKYYWLGIIKDVVDWIKVCDTCQHTERNKNLSRTVRPIKVDAPWEIVGIDILGPFPETQQGNTNIIVLIDYLSKWPEAFPVKKTDVFSFARCISSCIYRFGAPKTVVCTQNVDFCDEVAKLLCDRWSIVQKVSPLDQSQLNPLHDCTSVLLKEAVLQMVTEKQGEWDDFLDPVLFLFRTSTNPTTKFTPYSLMFNRKANLPNETTLSLVNYDDLEQDVYSSKEKASTYMTIMQEQQNSVKQLVVSNMNVAYKQEKKKKAKRRVPSMPSMTFKIADPLFGAGDSPSPKKLKESIYLSFPVETVLATEQSSSEDIKAELAYHLTESDVH is encoded by the exons ATGTTAAACGTGGAGTCGCTGCAAGttgctgaggaggaggtggtggagtccAGCTCCAACAAACTCGGGGACATTTACACTTTTGTGGCCAAAGGCTTCTTTCCTCAGGCGATGACTCCCATACGAAGGAAGAACCTCAAAAGATACGCACAGAAGTTTGTCATTGACG AGGGCAAGCTCTACTATGTGGGACccaagaaagaagagaagcGGGAGGTGGTGATtgaggcagagaggaagaggcagatTTTCCTCGACTGCCACTTCAATGACATCGGCCATCACCTTGGCCAGAAGAAGACCGTCCACAGGATCCAGAGCAAGTACTACTGGCTGGGAATCATAAAGGATGTGGTGGACTGG ATTAAAGTGTGTGACACCTGTCAGCACACAGAGAGGAATAAAAACCTGTCACGGACTGTTCGACCGATCAAAGTGGACGCACCGTGGGAAATTGTTGGGATTGACATCTTAG gaCCTTTCCCTGAGACCCAGCAAGGCAACACTAACATTATAGTCCTCATCGATTACCTCAGTAAATGGCCAGAAGCGTTTCCAGTCAAAAAGACGGATGTGTTCTCTTTTGCAAGATGCATCTCTAGCTGTATATACAG GTTTGGGGCCCCTAAAACTGTAGTGTGTACGCAGAACGTTGACTTCTGTGATGAG GTGGCTAAGCTGCTGTGCGACAGATGGAGCATCGTGCAGAAGGTTTCTCCTTTGGATCAGTCTCAGCTCAACCCGCTCCATGACTGCACGAGTGTGTTACTGAAGGAAGCTGTCCTGCAGATGGTAACAGAGAAGCAGGGCGAGTGGGACGACTTCCTCGACCCTGTGCTGTTTTTGTTCAGGACGTCCACAAACCCTACGACCAAGTTCACCCCGTACTCGCTCATGTTCAACAGGAAAGCTAATTTACCTAATGAG ACGACACTAAGCCTGGTGAATTATGACGATCTAGAGCAGGATGTGTATTCCTCAAAGGAAAAGGCCTCTACATACATGACAATaatgcaggagcagcagaactCCGTTAAGCAGCTG GTTGTATCCAATATGAATGTAGCCtacaaacaagagaagaagaagaaggctaAGCGCAGAGTACCCAGCATGCCCTCAATGACTTTTAAGATCGCAGATCCTCTGTTTGGTGCAGGAGACTCGCCCTCaccaaaaaaactgaaagagagTATATATTTGTCTTTCCCTGTGGAGACGGTGCTGGCCACCGAGCAAAGCAGCTCAGAGGACATTAAGGCAGAGTTGGCGTATCACCTGACTGAGTCTGATGTCCACTGA
- the abcb9 gene encoding ATP-binding cassette sub-family B member 9: MGTKVGVSCTVSFILLDVVITTVLYTHGSHSVRFREDVLNFNILKSALDLWGTALLRGCLLLGASIGVSWNKVDGPPRVASLATLILFLCLVLISFALAKLLILSELGPMTQQPWVLSLICWTCASSLVVMLLWRLLSSESSSGSRHHSSRSREGAAGSEDTESLVGTDEEGEQEVGSERKKQNEEGTQEREKTSSGATLGRLIAISSKDGGLLCAAILFLIISAVCESFIPYYYGRAIDSIVENKSMAHFAKPVITLAALAFVSSIAMGVRGGVFTLTFARINLRLRSRLFRTLMRQEIAFFDENHTGDIISRLSADTTQVSDLISQNVNIFLRSTIKGIGFFIFMFGISWKLSLVTIMGFPFIGLVSKLHGEYYKKLTKEVQTTLAEANRVAEETISSMRTVRSFANECGEADSYDAKLLAMFQLNKKQALAYACYIWSSSISEFGLEVAVLYYGGHLVISGQMSSGDLISIFIYMLELGECLESIASVFTGLMQGVGAAEKVFEYLDREPKHPADGTKAPHTCTGLVEFKDITFAYPTRPEVDILKGVSFTLRPGEVTALVGPSGSGKSSCVSLLENFYLPQQGQVLLDGKPVQTFQHDYLHSKVALVGQEPVLFARTVQENITYGLTDIPMQYVVQAATKANAQDFISSLPKGYETSVGEKGTQLSGGQKQRLAIARALIRNPRVLILDEATSALDAESEHIVQQALNNVMKEHTVLVIAHRLSTVEKADNIIVIDRGHVAEQGPHSQLMASGGLYCKLVQRQVLGIQTGADVLNLPENLSWKPDGAHQRRRQSSSSSASESECKVRY; encoded by the exons ATGGGCACCAAAGTAGGTGTGAGCTGCACTGTGTCATTCATCCTCCTGGATGTTGTCATCACCACTGTCCTGTACACACATGGATCCCACTCTGTCCGATTCAGAGAGGATGTGCTGAACTTTAACATCCTCAAGTCAGCGTTGGACCTGTGGGGGACTGCCCTGCTCCGAGGGTGCCTCCTGCTGGGAGCCTCCATAGGTGTGTCATGGAACAAGGTGGACGGCCCGCCGAGGGTCGCTTCGCTCGCCaccctcatcctcttcctctgcctggtCCTCATCAGCTTTGCTCTGGCCAAGCTGCTGATACTGAGCGAGCTGGGCCCTATGACACAGCAGCCCTGGGTCCTGAGCCTCATATGCTGGACGTGTGCCTCTTCTCTGGTTGTCATGCTGCTCTGGAGGCTGCTGAGCTCCGAATCCAGCTCAGGGAGTCGtcaccacagcagcagaagcagagaaGGAGCAGCAGGCTCTGAGGACACAGAGAGCCTGGTGGGGACTGatgaggagggggagcaggaggtggGAAGTGAGAGGAAGAAGCAAAACGAGGAGGGAAcccaggagagggagaagaccaGCTCTGGAGCTACACTGGGACGTTTGATAGCCATCTCAAGCAAGGATGGCGGGCTCCTGTGTGCAGctatcctcttcctcatcatttctgctgtgt GTGAATCATTCATACCGTACTACTATGGGAGGGCCATTGACAGCATCGTGGAGAACAAGAGCATGGCGCACTTTGCTAAACCAGTCATCACACTGGCAGCACTGGCCTTTGTCAG ttCAATTGCAATGGGAGTGCGTGGAGGGGTCTTCACGCTGACATTTGCTCGAATAAACCTTCGTCTCAGAAGCCGTCTCTTCAGAACGCTGATGAGGCAGGAGATAGCGTTTTTTGATGAAAACCACACAG GTGACATCATCTCACGGCTGTCAGCTGACACCACCCAAGTGAGTGACCTCATCTCCCAGAATGTCAACATCTTCTTGAGGAGCACCATCAAGGGCATCGgcttcttcatcttcatgttCGGGATCTCCTGGAAGCTCAGCCTGGTGACCATCATGGGATTCCCTTTCATTGGCCTCGTCTCTAAACTCCATGGAGAATACTACAAG aAATTGACTAAAGAAGTGCAAACCACTCTTGCAGAGGCCAACAGAGTTGCAGAAGAAACGATTTCAAGCATGAGGACAGTGCGAAGCTTTGCCAACGAGTGTGGGGAGGCCGATTCCTACGACGCCAAGCTCTTAGCCATGTTCCAGCTCAACAAGAAGCAGGCTTTGGCCTATGCTTGTTACATTTGGTCCAGTAGT atttCAGAGTTTGGTTTAGAGGTCGCTGTCCTCTACTATGGCGGCCACCTTGTGATTTCTGGTCAGATGAGTAGTGGTGACTTGATATCTATTTTCATATACATGCTCGAGCTGGGAGAATGTCTAGAA AGCATTGCATCAGTGTTCACAGGCCTCATGCAGGGCGTGGGAGCTGCTGAGAAGGTTTTTGAGTATCTGGACAGGGAACCCAAACACCCAGCTGATGGCACAAAGGCTCCTCACACCTGCACTGGTCTGGTTGAATTTAAAGACATCACGTTTGCCTACCCGACCCGCCCTGAGGTTGATATTCTCAAG GGGGTGTCATTCACGCTGCGGCCGGGAGAGGTCACAGCCCTCGTGGGACCCTCGGGCAGTGGAAAGAGTTCCTGTGTGAGTCTGCTGGAAAACTTCTACCTTCCTCAACAAGGCCAAGTGCTACTGGATGGGAAACCTGTTCAGACTTTTCAGCACGACTACCTTCACTCCAAG GTAGCTCTTGTGGGCCAGGAGCCTGTGCTTTTTGCCAGGACGGTCCAGGAAAATATCACCTACGGCCTGACTGACATCCCCATGCAGTATGTGGTACAGGCTGCTACCAAGGCTAACGCTCAGGACTTTATCAGCTCCCTCCCCAAAGGCTATGAGACAA GTGTTGGAGAGAAGGGCACCCAGTTGTCAGGGGGGCAGAAACAAAGGTTGGCCATTGCAAGAGCTCTCATCCGGAACCCACGTGTTCTTATCCTGGATGAGGCGACCAGTGCTCTGGATGCAGAGAGTGAACACATT GTTCAGCAGGCTCTGAACAATGTCATGAAGGAGCACACGGTGCTGGTGATCGCACATCGGCTCAGCACAGTGGAGAAGGCAGACAACATCATAGTGATTGACAGGGGCCACGTGGCTGAACAGGGCCCTCACAGTCAACTGATGGCCAGTGGGGGGCTCTACTGCAAGCTGGTGCAGAGGCAGGTCCTGGGAATACAGACGGGGGCGGACGTCCTAAACCTGCCTGAAAACCTCAGCTGGAAGCCTGATGGAGCACATCAGCGCAGgagacaaagcagcagcagcagcgccagCGAGTCTGAGTGCAAAGTCCGCTACTGA
- the ogfod2 gene encoding 2-oxoglutarate and iron-dependent oxygenase domain-containing protein 2, whose protein sequence is MKNEADSQCDFYVCSCFTSDQIFLQDFRLHVRFVSEQQFTLDYQTLLRRLGCVTDEQFADVLKEISQEVDRRRRLSVVSAERAAVIKDIYQPLHPHVYQLRESYLTRRFKQIVEYCRSSGASEQGLLDVLDGEAAPRVYRFQVFEKSFCEELVEELEHFEQSSAPKGRPNTMNHYGILLNELGFDENFFTPLREQYLHPLTSLLYPDCGGRCLDSHKAFVVKYDMNEDLDLSYHYDNAEVTLNVSLGKDFTEGNLYFGDMRQVSLSETECSEVEHRVTEGLLHRGQHMHGALPISSGQRWNLILWMRASKERNKLCPMCNRKPSLMEGEGFADGFTKHSDPLPNLSCVLT, encoded by the exons ATGAAAAACGAGGCGGACAGTCAGTGTGACTTTTACGTGTGCAGCTGTTTCACCTCCGATCAGATCTTCCTGCAGGACTTCAGACTCCATGTTCGCTTCGTGTCAGAGCAGCAGTTCACTCTGGACTATCAGACT CTGCTCAGGAGACTTGGCTGCGTCACAGACGAACAGTTTGCGGACGTGCTCAAAGag ATTTCACAGGAAGTCGACCGGCGAAGGCGTCTCAGTGTGGTGTCTGCCGAGAGAGCTGCTGTCATAAAAGACATTTACCAGCCGCTCCATCCTCATGTCTACCAGCTGCGG GAGTCTTACCTCACTCGAAGGTTCAAGCAGATTGTCGAGTACTGTCGAAGCAGCGGTGCCAGTGAACAAGGTCTCTTAGACGTGTTGGATGGAGAGGCAG cTCCGAGGGTGTATCGTTTCCAGGTGTTTGAGAAAAGCTTCTgtgaggagctggtggaggagctggagcactTTGAGCAGTCTTCAGCACCTAAAGGACGACCCAACACCATGAACCACTATGGG ATCCTCCTGAATGAACTGGGCTTTGACGAGAACTTCTTCACACCTCTTCGTGAGCAGTACCTACATCCACTCACCTCCCTGCTGTACCCAGACTGCGGGGGGCGCTGTCTGGACAGCCACAAGGCCTTTGTGGTCAAATATGACATGAATGAGGACCTAGACCTGAGCTACCACTATGACAACGCAGAGGTCACCCTCAACGTTTCCCTGGGGAAGGACTTCACTGAGGGAAACCTTTATTTTGGTGACATGAGACAG gtttCCTTAAGTGAGACGGAGTGTTCAGAGGTTGAACACAGGGTGACCGAGGGCCTCCTCCACCGTGGCCAACATATGCACGGTGCCCTGCCCATCTCCTCCGGCCAGCGATGGAACCTCATCCTCTGGATGAGAGCGTCAAAGGAACGCAACAAGCTGTGTCCCATGTGCAACAGGAAGCCCAGCCTGATGGAAGGAGAGGGCTTCGCTGACGGGTTCACCAAACACTCAGACCCCCTGCCGAACCTTTCCTGTGTGCTGACATAA
- the vps37ba gene encoding VPS37B subunit of ESCRT-I a translates to MSTSFSKFSDYTMTQLNEILEDDVKLSNMVQEMDEMQEVQQNKEKTLVSNRTLAQQNLALHPILEHKKEQLTKCYSCLQDSFESYQLRKSTLDHKSGNTSLDTLLALLQTEGAKIEEETENMADSFLDGDITLDPFIDSYHSKRKLAHLRRVKIEKLQEMVLKGQRLPQVSVTTSRSQDVSAASLLTDANSSSPVPQPRRKPPAPPSQPSPILDPMMSVPQPSVFYSASPYPPIPPRTGQPFPNVPSGYPSHYLSQYPPALPQRPPPRMTPQPGFIMQ, encoded by the exons ATGTCGACTTCGTTCAGCAAGTTCAGCGACTACACCATGACACAGCTCAACGAGATCCTGGAGGACGACGTCAAACTCAGCAACATGGTCCAGGAGATGGACGAG ATGCAGGAGGTCCagcagaacaaagagaagacacTGGTCAGCAACCGAACGCTGGCCCAGCAGAACCTCGCCCTGCATCCCATACTAGAGCATAAGAAGGAGCAGCTGACCAAGTGCTACAGCTGCCTTCAGGATAGCTTTGAGTCCTATCAGCTCCGCAAGTCCACTCTGG ACCACAAGTCAGGAAACACCTCCCTGGACACTTTGCTGGCCCTGCTGCAGACGGAAGGAGCCAAAatagaagaggagacagag AATATGGCTGATTCGTTCCTGGATGGCGACATAACCCTGGATCCCTTCATCGATTCTTACCACAGCAAGAGGAAGCTCGCCCACCTGAGGAGGGTGAAGAtcgagaagctgcaggagatggTGCTGAAGGGCCAGCGGCTCCCCCAGGTGTCTGTGACCACCTCCCGATCTCAGGATGTGTCAGCGGCCTCCCTCCTCACAGACGCCAACAGTTCCTCCCCTGTCCCCCAACCTAGGAGGAAACCCCCGGCTCCTCCATCCCAGCCATCCCCAATTCTTGATCCAATGATGTCTGTCCCCCAGCCCTCTGTCTTCTACTCTGCGTCACCATACCCGCCGATACCTCCCCGAACAGGCCAGCCCTTCCCTAATGTCCCCTCTGGCTACCCCAGCCACTATCTATCTCAGTATCCCCCTGCTTTGCCGCAGAGGCCCCCACCTCGCATGACCCCACAGCCTGGCTTCATcatgcagtaa